A part of Treponema sp. Marseille-Q3903 genomic DNA contains:
- the gatC gene encoding Asp-tRNA(Asn)/Glu-tRNA(Gln) amidotransferase subunit GatC produces MATQHKEIDAETLENLLYLSRLSPESTDMQTLKKQVDDILGYFEILSKYDDSENPYDAYPKTEADKLRGDTVVEGLEISDVKKVSENFMDGYFQVPKVLGAGA; encoded by the coding sequence ATGGCAACACAACACAAAGAAATCGATGCAGAAACTCTTGAAAATCTGCTTTACTTGTCTCGTCTTTCTCCTGAAAGCACTGATATGCAGACTTTGAAAAAACAGGTTGATGATATTTTAGGTTATTTTGAAATTCTTTCAAAATATGATGACAGCGAAAATCCGTATGATGCATACCCAAAAACCGAAGCCGACAAACTTCGCGGCGACACTGTAGTTGAAGGGCTAGAGATCAGTGACGTTAAAAAAGTTTCGGAAAACTTTATGGACGGATATTTTCAAGTGCCTAAAGTATTGGGCGCCGGTGCCTGA
- the gatA gene encoding Asp-tRNA(Asn)/Glu-tRNA(Gln) amidotransferase subunit GatA, which yields MYYTIKETRDALKSGKITSEQLVQDAVSTFNKDKSAAIPLNAFIEIYDDAVDYARQADKEISAARAGGKTELDKLFSEKPLEGIPFALKDNMNCKGHRLTCSSKILEGYVAPYNATVIERLEKAGAVPLGRCNQDEFAMGSSTEYSSYGPTRNPVNREFVSGGSSGGSAAAVAANQALFGLGTETGGSVRLPASYCGIYGLKPTYGVLSRWGIVAYGSSLDQVGILGHTPADIAEPLSLMCGVDFYDDTSADLPEADKLKDLKAFTDEEFKSLKIAIPKQFLKTEGCSLDVVKCFEDTRNWFLKKGATVEEVDLPVLDASIAAYYVIALAEAASNLSRFDGIRYGKRVDNGKGYDELYVDTRSAGFGPEVKRRIVIGNYVLSEQFSGDTYKKGMTVRARIQREVAAVFENYDIILCPTCPTAAFKLGSKVDSPLEMYLSDLYTTFVNLARIPSINVPAGYTSDCNMPIGMQFAGKMFDEVKILRLAQSWEEDHSGCGIPVKESM from the coding sequence ATGTACTATACGATAAAAGAAACAAGGGATGCGTTGAAATCAGGAAAAATCACAAGTGAACAGCTTGTCCAAGACGCCGTCTCAACTTTTAATAAAGATAAATCTGCTGCAATTCCGTTGAATGCATTTATAGAAATCTACGATGATGCGGTTGACTATGCTCGTCAAGCTGATAAAGAAATTTCTGCTGCACGTGCTGGCGGAAAAACAGAACTCGACAAACTGTTTTCGGAAAAGCCACTTGAAGGTATTCCGTTCGCGCTCAAAGACAATATGAACTGCAAAGGCCACCGCCTTACATGTTCTTCTAAAATTCTTGAAGGATATGTCGCTCCATACAATGCGACTGTTATTGAAAGGCTGGAAAAAGCCGGGGCAGTTCCGCTTGGACGATGCAATCAAGATGAATTTGCAATGGGTTCTTCCACCGAGTATTCTTCTTACGGTCCTACACGAAACCCTGTAAACCGCGAATTTGTTTCAGGCGGTTCTTCAGGAGGGTCTGCCGCCGCAGTCGCTGCAAATCAGGCGTTGTTCGGGCTTGGAACAGAGACAGGCGGTTCAGTTCGTCTTCCTGCATCATACTGTGGAATCTACGGACTAAAGCCTACTTACGGTGTTTTGAGCCGTTGGGGAATTGTCGCTTATGGTTCATCTCTAGATCAAGTTGGAATTCTCGGTCACACACCGGCAGATATTGCAGAGCCTCTTTCTCTTATGTGCGGAGTCGATTTTTATGACGACACATCAGCTGATTTACCTGAAGCTGACAAATTAAAAGACCTAAAAGCTTTTACCGACGAAGAATTCAAATCTCTAAAAATTGCAATTCCAAAGCAGTTTCTGAAAACGGAAGGTTGTTCTCTTGATGTTGTAAAGTGCTTTGAAGATACTCGAAATTGGTTTTTGAAAAAAGGTGCAACTGTGGAAGAAGTAGATCTACCTGTTCTTGATGCTTCAATCGCTGCTTACTATGTTATTGCCCTTGCAGAAGCTGCCTCTAATTTGAGCCGCTTTGACGGTATTCGCTATGGAAAGCGAGTAGACAACGGCAAAGGTTATGATGAACTTTATGTCGACACGCGTTCCGCAGGTTTTGGTCCGGAAGTAAAACGCCGCATTGTAATCGGAAATTACGTTTTATCTGAACAATTTTCAGGCGATACGTACAAAAAAGGAATGACAGTGCGCGCTCGTATTCAAAGGGAAGTTGCAGCTGTATTTGAAAATTACGACATAATCTTGTGCCCTACTTGCCCTACGGCAGCTTTCAAACTCGGTTCAAAAGTCGACAGTCCGTTGGAAATGTATTTGAGCGATTTGTATACGACGTTTGTAAATCTTGCACGAATCCCATCAATAAACGTTCCTGCGGGATACACTTCAGACTGCAATATGCCGATAGGTATGCAGTTTGCAGGAAAAATGTTCGACGAAGTAAAGATTTTGAGACTTGCACAATCGTGGGAAGAAGATCATTCAGGATGCGGAATCCCAGTAAAGGAATCCATGTAA
- a CDS encoding 30S ribosomal protein S1: MINRFNIGDAFETTVVAVTDSTVFVDLSAKSEGVVDAAEFKDENGNSTVKEGDKIKVFFTGDIHGEMHFTSKIAGGKADNTMIENAYKGGIPVEGHVEKEIKGGFEVKIGSARAFCPYSQMGFKNREEPSAYVGRNLTFIITEYKNDGKDILVSNRKIGESQYAEQLGKIANQIKEGVIVDAVVERIEKFGAFVNIMGFQALLPISEMSFDRVENAGDIVEVGQEIKVKVIKTDWKNERVSVSLKALMDDPWESAAKKFPVGTKITGKVSKITDFGLFVNLDKGIDGLVHISELEGVSSNTNLRKTYKIGQEISVVVDKIDSASKRISLVPSTSKEQDETASKYLSSQDDDGETYNPFASLLKK; encoded by the coding sequence ATGATAAATAGATTTAATATTGGAGATGCTTTTGAAACTACTGTTGTTGCGGTGACAGATTCTACAGTATTTGTTGACTTAAGCGCAAAATCTGAAGGCGTCGTAGATGCCGCTGAATTTAAAGACGAGAACGGAAACTCTACAGTAAAAGAGGGCGATAAAATAAAAGTTTTTTTTACAGGCGACATTCACGGTGAAATGCATTTTACATCTAAAATTGCAGGCGGAAAAGCCGACAACACGATGATTGAAAACGCTTATAAAGGCGGAATCCCTGTAGAAGGTCATGTTGAAAAAGAAATCAAAGGCGGATTTGAAGTAAAAATCGGAAGTGCACGAGCATTCTGTCCTTATTCGCAGATGGGATTCAAAAATCGCGAAGAACCTTCCGCTTACGTCGGACGCAATTTGACATTTATCATCACCGAATACAAAAACGATGGAAAAGATATCCTTGTGTCTAACAGGAAAATCGGTGAAAGCCAGTATGCGGAACAGCTTGGGAAGATTGCCAATCAGATTAAAGAAGGCGTGATTGTAGATGCCGTTGTGGAACGCATTGAAAAATTTGGCGCTTTTGTAAACATAATGGGATTTCAGGCGCTTCTTCCGATAAGCGAAATGTCGTTTGACAGAGTTGAAAACGCAGGCGACATCGTCGAAGTCGGTCAGGAAATTAAAGTAAAAGTCATAAAGACAGACTGGAAAAATGAAAGAGTCAGCGTAAGCCTCAAAGCTCTGATGGATGACCCTTGGGAATCCGCCGCAAAAAAATTCCCGGTCGGAACAAAAATTACAGGAAAAGTAAGCAAAATCACAGACTTCGGGCTTTTTGTCAATCTCGACAAAGGGATAGATGGGCTTGTTCACATTAGCGAGCTTGAAGGAGTCTCATCTAACACGAACCTCAGAAAGACATACAAAATCGGTCAGGAAATCAGCGTAGTCGTAGACAAAATAGATTCCGCTTCAAAGAGAATATCACTTGTCCCTTCAACTTCAAAAGAGCAGGACGAAACTGCAAGTAAATATTTGAGCAGCCAAGATGATGACGGTGAAACTTACAATCCGTTTGCATCGCTTTTGAAAAAATAA
- a CDS encoding amino acid ABC transporter permease — MIQSFIDTMISGQRYLLILQGLGNTLLIALCAVLIGTVLGFAFALMKVSGNKVLKAIAEIYTTVLRGIPLATQLMIFYFVIFAPLGLNRLLVAILAYGFNSGAYCTEIFRSGIQGIDAGQTEAGRSLGLSQWQTFFKIVLPQAVKAVLPTYTSEFIVLIKETSVASFIAVTDMTKAGDMIRNATYNAWIPLLTCAVIYLALTVGLTKFFGSFEKRMAKSDRSSKS; from the coding sequence ATGATTCAATCTTTTATAGACACGATGATTTCCGGGCAACGCTATTTGCTGATTTTACAAGGGCTTGGAAACACTCTTTTAATCGCACTTTGTGCTGTTTTAATCGGAACGGTTTTAGGATTCGCTTTTGCATTGATGAAAGTGTCTGGAAACAAGGTTTTAAAAGCAATCGCAGAAATTTATACGACAGTCCTCAGGGGAATTCCTCTCGCAACACAGTTGATGATTTTCTACTTTGTGATTTTTGCTCCTCTTGGATTAAATCGTCTGCTCGTTGCAATTTTAGCTTATGGGTTTAATTCAGGCGCTTATTGTACGGAGATTTTTCGTTCCGGAATTCAGGGGATCGATGCAGGGCAGACTGAAGCCGGACGTTCGCTTGGTTTGAGCCAATGGCAGACATTTTTTAAGATTGTTCTTCCTCAGGCTGTAAAAGCGGTGCTTCCAACTTACACGAGCGAATTCATCGTCTTAATAAAGGAAACTTCTGTCGCAAGTTTTATAGCTGTGACGGATATGACGAAAGCCGGAGATATGATTCGCAATGCAACTTACAATGCATGGATTCCTCTTTTGACTTGTGCGGTAATTTATCTCGCGCTCACCGTTGGACTTACAAAGTTCTTTGGTAGTTTTGAAAAAAGGATGGCAAAAAGTGATAGAAGTTCAAAATCTTAA
- a CDS encoding NAD(P)/FAD-dependent oxidoreductase, whose translation MIEKISITIKPEDEKNLSLHKSLVIKELKKNNLSTDDFSLVFVKKSIDARHGQLKLHLSYKVYIGESPEETAKSLPVWKKADGKHSVIIVGAGPAGLFGALKLLENGVKPVILERGSETFKRKIDIAKISTKGYVNENSNYCFGEGGAGTFSDGKLYTRSNKRGDIGAILRILNYFGADNKILTDAHPHIGTDRLPQVINEIRKKIIELGGEFYFDTKVTNFLIENDRVVGVEALETIDSERKTFYADAVLLATGHSATDIYQLVAKTAPSALEAKTFAMGVRVEHPRALIDSIQYHGKTDKGLGAAEYRVTAQVEGRGVYSFCMCPGGFVVPSSSGPDEIVVNGMSAASRNSKWSNAAIVVEIRPEDIPDEFKKQAERSGCPEVAGLLFRTEIERKAKENGCGQAAPAQRIKDFIDDKKSEDLPKTSYTPGVVSSNLNSWLPKYMTERLRLGFKEINKNMHGFICDDAVLIAAETRTSTPVRIKRDKKTFECTSLKGLYPAGEGSGYSGGIVSSAMDGENACAAICSTFQRS comes from the coding sequence ATGATTGAGAAGATTTCTATTACGATAAAACCGGAAGATGAAAAAAATCTAAGCTTGCATAAGTCCCTTGTTATTAAAGAATTAAAAAAAAATAACTTGTCAACAGATGACTTTTCTTTAGTTTTTGTAAAAAAATCGATAGATGCTCGACATGGGCAGTTAAAGCTCCATCTGAGCTATAAAGTTTACATCGGAGAGAGTCCTGAAGAGACAGCAAAATCGTTGCCGGTTTGGAAAAAAGCTGACGGTAAACATTCTGTCATAATTGTGGGAGCGGGACCTGCCGGGCTCTTCGGGGCGCTTAAACTTCTCGAAAATGGTGTAAAACCTGTAATCCTCGAGCGCGGTTCCGAAACATTTAAGCGCAAAATAGATATTGCAAAAATCAGCACAAAAGGATATGTCAACGAAAATTCAAATTACTGTTTTGGGGAAGGCGGAGCAGGTACATTTTCCGATGGAAAGCTCTACACTCGTAGCAATAAACGCGGAGACATCGGGGCAATACTTAGAATATTAAACTATTTCGGCGCTGACAATAAAATTTTGACAGACGCACATCCTCACATCGGAACTGACAGGCTTCCTCAAGTGATAAATGAGATTCGCAAAAAAATTATTGAGCTTGGCGGCGAGTTTTATTTTGACACGAAAGTTACAAATTTTTTGATTGAAAACGACAGGGTTGTCGGGGTAGAAGCTTTAGAAACGATTGATAGTGAACGGAAAACCTTTTATGCAGATGCTGTTCTCCTTGCAACAGGTCATTCAGCTACAGATATATATCAGCTTGTGGCAAAAACCGCTCCGTCTGCACTTGAAGCAAAAACATTTGCAATGGGAGTTCGAGTTGAACACCCGAGAGCGCTGATAGACTCTATTCAGTATCACGGAAAAACTGACAAAGGGCTCGGCGCTGCTGAATACAGAGTTACTGCGCAAGTAGAAGGGCGAGGGGTTTATTCTTTTTGCATGTGTCCCGGAGGTTTTGTAGTGCCTTCAAGTTCTGGACCTGATGAGATTGTCGTGAATGGTATGTCAGCCGCTTCCAGAAATTCAAAATGGTCTAACGCTGCGATTGTTGTTGAAATAAGGCCGGAAGATATTCCCGACGAGTTTAAAAAACAGGCTGAAAGGAGTGGATGTCCAGAAGTTGCGGGGCTTTTGTTTAGGACAGAAATTGAACGCAAAGCTAAAGAAAACGGATGCGGGCAGGCAGCTCCGGCACAGCGAATAAAAGATTTTATTGACGACAAAAAATCTGAAGATTTACCTAAAACAAGTTACACTCCCGGTGTTGTCTCTTCAAACCTCAACTCATGGCTTCCAAAATATATGACAGAGCGCCTTCGACTAGGCTTTAAAGAAATAAACAAAAATATGCACGGCTTTATATGTGATGACGCTGTTTTGATTGCAGCAGAAACTAGAACAAGCACTCCCGTACGAATTAAACGCGATAAAAAGACTTTTGAATGCACATCATTAAAGGGATTGTATCCTGCCGGCGAAGGAAGCGGATATTCTGGCGGAATTGTTTCAAGCGCAATGGACGGTGAAAACGCATGTGCGGCAATCTGCTCTACTTTCCAACGCTCTTAA
- a CDS encoding transporter substrate-binding domain-containing protein, translating into MKKITVICAVLSAALYFVGCSKSKVEIKSIADLSGKNIGVQAGTTGESWVQDNVEGVKLNSFKTGMDAALDLKNRAIDAVVLDELPAKKIVERNNELKIIKAPEFAANKEAYAIAVKKGNTKLLDAINKTISEMKANGEYEKLINAFMPADGKIVVPDSEETSGSSVLKLGTNAAFPPFEYVEGKDIVGFDISMGEKIAQTYGAKLKVIDMAFDSLIPALQAGTIDFIAAGMSVNEDRKKNADFSDTYFESEQVIIVRK; encoded by the coding sequence ATGAAAAAAATAACAGTTATATGTGCAGTTTTGTCAGCTGCTTTATATTTTGTAGGATGTAGCAAATCAAAAGTTGAGATCAAATCAATTGCCGACCTCTCAGGAAAGAATATTGGAGTTCAGGCAGGAACTACAGGAGAATCTTGGGTTCAGGACAATGTTGAAGGGGTAAAACTCAATTCATTTAAAACAGGTATGGATGCAGCCCTCGACTTAAAAAATCGTGCAATCGACGCTGTAGTCCTCGATGAACTTCCTGCAAAAAAAATTGTAGAACGCAACAACGAGCTTAAAATCATCAAAGCTCCTGAATTTGCAGCAAACAAAGAAGCTTATGCGATTGCGGTAAAAAAAGGAAATACAAAACTTCTTGATGCAATAAACAAGACGATTTCTGAAATGAAAGCAAACGGCGAATATGAAAAGCTGATAAACGCTTTTATGCCGGCTGACGGAAAAATCGTAGTTCCCGATTCGGAAGAGACATCTGGTTCATCTGTTTTAAAACTCGGAACTAACGCCGCCTTCCCTCCTTTTGAATACGTTGAAGGAAAAGATATCGTTGGATTTGACATATCTATGGGCGAAAAAATAGCACAGACTTATGGTGCAAAACTTAAAGTTATCGACATGGCATTCGACAGCTTGATTCCGGCTCTTCAGGCAGGAACAATCGACTTTATCGCTGCAGGAATGTCTGTAAATGAAGATAGAAAAAAGAATGCGGATTTTTCAGACACATACTTTGAATCTGAGCAAGTCATCATTGTTCGCAAATAA
- a CDS encoding amino acid ABC transporter ATP-binding protein: protein MIEVQNLKISFGNLHVLKGVSLNIERGEKIVIIGPSGSGKSTFLRCLNRLETPSEGKIFFEGKDLTSPKTNLDLCRQKMGMVFQHFNLFPHLTVLQNITLAPVILKLKSEEEANAEAMKLLERVELSDKANVYPSTLSGGQKQRIAIVRSLAMQPDVMLFDEPTSALDPEMVGEVLEVMKDLARDGMTMAVVTHEMGFAREVADRVLFMNDGYIEEEGTPQEIFQNPKSERLKQFLQSVL from the coding sequence GTGATAGAAGTTCAAAATCTTAAAATAAGTTTTGGGAACCTTCACGTATTAAAAGGAGTCTCTTTAAATATCGAGCGAGGAGAAAAGATTGTAATTATTGGACCGTCAGGCTCTGGTAAAAGTACATTTTTGAGATGTTTGAACCGTCTTGAAACTCCAAGCGAAGGAAAGATTTTTTTTGAAGGAAAAGATTTGACATCTCCAAAGACGAACCTTGACCTTTGCCGCCAGAAGATGGGAATGGTCTTTCAGCATTTCAATCTTTTTCCACACCTGACAGTTTTGCAAAATATCACACTTGCTCCTGTAATTTTAAAGTTGAAGAGTGAAGAAGAGGCAAATGCTGAAGCTATGAAACTTCTTGAGAGAGTTGAGCTTTCCGATAAAGCGAATGTTTATCCTTCAACATTGTCTGGCGGACAGAAACAGAGGATTGCAATTGTCCGTTCACTTGCTATGCAACCGGATGTGATGCTTTTTGATGAACCTACATCAGCGCTTGACCCAGAGATGGTCGGAGAAGTTCTTGAAGTGATGAAAGATCTTGCTCGTGATGGAATGACAATGGCTGTTGTTACGCACGAGATGGGTTTTGCCCGAGAAGTTGCAGACAGAGTCCTTTTTATGAACGATGGATATATTGAAGAAGAAGGAACTCCACAGGAGATTTTCCAAAATCCAAAAAGTGAGCGATTGAAGCAATTTTTACAATCTGTTTTGTAA